A single region of the Paraburkholderia megapolitana genome encodes:
- the rplV gene encoding 50S ribosomal protein L22, with the protein MMEVKAIHRGARISAQKTRLVADQIRGLPVDKALNVLTFSPKKAAGIVKKVVLSAIANAEHNEGADIDELKITSIYIDKAASLKRFTARAKGRGNRIEKQSCHITVTVGN; encoded by the coding sequence ATGATGGAAGTGAAAGCAATTCATCGCGGTGCCCGCATCTCGGCGCAGAAAACGCGCCTTGTGGCTGACCAGATCCGCGGTTTGCCGGTCGACAAGGCGCTGAACGTTCTGACGTTCTCGCCGAAGAAAGCGGCTGGCATCGTGAAAAAGGTCGTGCTGTCGGCGATCGCGAATGCGGAGCACAACGAAGGCGCTGATATCGACGAGCTCAAGATCACGAGCATCTATATCGATAAGGCGGCCTCTCTCAAGCGGTTCACCGCGCGCGCTAAAGGCCGCGGCAACCGCATCGAGAAGCAATCCTGTCACATCACTGTGACGGTCGGGAATTAA